gaggaaatacacatttgaactttttggacgtcagtggatacaaccCCACTActctcgcgctggtaattttcaatgcgcccagtggactcctgaatcacgtccatcaaagtatttgcgatagctccgtcgctgtggatttcgcgagcaagcgccataaaatgagctatgtgtgtggttatatcccctcgattttctttcatcattaggaCATgtgaacaaatgcaaaacctaaagggtattctttgcgctcgcaaaatagcaattatattgtcgAGGtagttcattaaatattgtcgcaagtcctctactccctgatcgtgaacagatgccaatagcacaaacgctttgacggtacctcgaaatgcgctatcagtttgaaagaaaggcaggaaggaaatgtccacatagggatgtgatcgctcaacgtgagcatgcaatgtgccaggtgaaatgtctggagaagattgtgaattctcttccaatggctcatcatccctgatatcatgaggatcaaaaaagcagaacacgcatttAGGcactggggaaaaaaaaagaagaaacactaagacaacgtgcaccacagagcgtggatgaaaaatacttgtttttgaagcgagctccgcacactcccgaagcgatgcgaagactgctgcctcttatatagcggcgacctcgctgcatgccccaacatgcaggGGTGCGAGGAGtagtcatagcctaaaaataacttgctctgcatgttcaaggtcgcagcttgcccttggcttcaggcaatgctccgtccgcctacaccattgccgcacctgagcgcaaagttcgctctcatcacatgtcattccgatatgcaagttgcttccatgagcatgcacacaaccatccctttgtgttcacagtggctgtggaatttcaataatattacttaaatgaaacaaattgcagtaaaatacagattcatctcagacaggaatttctaccctcagcgttaaaacctcacataccagcatttctgctcgaatagcaaaatagctatgacttgAAAAActaaacacatgctaacaaactaccatcaactaacaaaacacccatttctgctatcagaaaattcttgcataatgctacttGCACAGCCGCtcgtccctgcgtaaagaaaccacaggacaagggtacacaaattcacttaagcggtgagggaaaaggcttaagacctcaggaataatcgcagagtcaccacacatcgctacgcggctaacacaagataacaacgagatactagcggcgggtaaaattgtaacactgctaaacaagccccaacatgccatgatgacgtcacaaacgaggaaaaaagcacacacgcgcgcgcacaccgcagctcaggaatgcacaaggagaggtgccttattggaatctctactcctggctcaaacaccaacatttctgctcaaatacccataactgcaagattaagcactgcttacttcatcaatatATCTAGCAGCCAACAAAATctaataaacaaacaaacaaacaaaaacaaacaaacccacttttcgtgatagaacactattcagctttaccaagtgattttctgctgctttagcagtgaaagaagaaaagagccatgaaaaattacacgtacttttgcttgaatagcatttaactgcaaaaaaaaaatattaaaaaaaataaacgaagcacgtgctaataaacggagaaaaaggcactcatttctgctatcaggtaATTTTTGCATAATgttacatacacagtcgcgttgtccctgtgtaaagaaagcacaggacaagtgtacacaaatcgaattgggaaaatcacttctactcgcgcagcataatgcgatatacgctgattttttttacgggtgaaaattgcaataagaaacCATTGCTATgtaagtgcaacaacccttatttttaagccaacatttcatgcaataccacataaatttattactcgagtcacacgaaaaggcatacacagtgtacttactggttaagtggggtcacagttgcacacacacacacaacacagacacaacgagcgacagtgaaaaataagaaattacacgcacttctgctcgaatagcaaagtgtcgagcatgacaaaacacattttctgccaccagaaaattattaaacagaataatacaatattcgcaaaaattaagcttgtgtggtaaacacacaacctgaggaacacacccattcacatctgctttctgaatttgttatacaggcgtaaGCGATTCGATATgaataaagcacgctgcttggagaaagcatatataaTGTGTAGCTCAGTCTACTCTAGTGAAAAcgcgataaaccttatttttcaaacaaaagaatcacagtcggcataaatacggcaatatcggcaatatcactgaagtcaaacattatataatatataatgataataatataataataataatataatataataaaataaataatataataataatataatataataaaataaataatataataataataataataataataatatatataatatttttacatgtaaaaattttatattgattttaggagGGCTGATATGTGTTTCATCAGTTATTTTATGCTGCAGCTTAAAATAACTGAAGTTCGATTCATTTTTGGAACACACATATATATCCATTATTGATCGACCAaacatcaaacataaaatgatgcgTGCGTTCCTGCGTTCCTGATGCGTGCGTTCATGGAACGCACGCATCATTTTATCACGCATCACAGCACGAGAACGCACGCATCACAGTACTTGGCGTTTTTCAACCGtccagtggttgttgaaccccATCCAGCGACATTGCTTTGTCGCTCGATGGGTTTCCGGgtctaatatcttggcctgcagctGTCATATCGGGACGCGGTTTTTTGTGTCGAATTTCCGTTTCTTCCCCCTCCGCCTGCATGCTCGTGGCTTCTGAGAAATCCTGACAGTTGCCGAGATATTTGGAAATTCAAGGCCCCCGCCGGTGCTTCCGACACCTCCAAAGTCCCGTAGCTCTCGCCCCGTTTgtcggatcgagaccaaaatttaggttcgaacagGTCTGGCATAGCTCTACGATCGCTCAAATCCCCCTAGCAGCTGATCTCTAGTGGTTTAGAAGTTGTACGAGGAGACGCGTTAGAAACTCCGTTTTTTCGAACTTCGGGGCCCTTTTTCGGAAATAAGCTCGCGTCGTACATGATGTATCTTTGGAGAGCATACTGTTATCGACGCGGTGCACGTGGTAGAATTTACCACAATTTTCCAACTTtagcggttctcgagttacaggTTTCCGCGTTTACTGGCATCCCAGTACATGGGACCGACGGCTTTTTCCCCAAAAAATGTTCCCCTTGCTGCGACATGGTCGGGTTTCCCTTCGTTGTGACAGTCTCGATCTGTTCTTTCGAACAGCGTTGATCCCGTAGACGCGTGACGTTCCATTCTcgcgatatcggcttaagagtaTGACGAGGCGCCCAGTCTGGCTAGCGCAACTCTGAAACGCTTCTGTTCGGAGTCTCAAGTCGCATACCCGACGTCCGATTCAGTCGAAATTGTGTGTGCATGTGCCCTGTTCTCTGCTCTACAATTTTCTCATTCAAACCACCCGTCCATTTCCAGCGGTTAAggcgtcattctcgaaattcctgacaccgaccaccatTTGCTGACTTTGTCCCCGTTTTCAGGTTCCAAGCCCGCGGGGGATGCGAATTTCCTTTTAATGGATAAACGCACTCGACATAGGCAACGCGTAGAAATTTGCGGcacctttctatccctctccgtTCCCGAGTTAGGACACCGTCGCAACGGCGGCCCTCTTAAACATAGCACCGGGGGCATTTTTCTGGATATCGGGTTTTTGTTGGCTTAGAAAGGCGATTGAGGTCTCTTTTTGACGGGGAAAGCGTCGTCTTTCCGACAGTATTagtcccgtcttcgcgcgactttccgttctctTGCCATAGTGCGAGGAGCGTCTGAACAGCATGCATCTTCCTTCCCctccaccgccgccaccaggcgGGGCTCTGGCGCTCTGGctggcgtccatttcgcttgcaaagTTCGTTGAGGTCGGACGCGTTTGTTCTCGCATTCGGATTTTCGCGTTTCGTTGTGGCTCTGGGCGCCTCTAGTGCACCGAACTGTTGTGGATGTGTTATTCAGCTCTACAGGTGATGCCTGGACGTCCTTTCTTGTGTGCGTGTGGAAGATACGTCCAGAAGCCCTTAGATTTGGTGAAGTAAAGGTTAGTTGCGTGCCTGTAGTCTCAtgtttcgtgctttttgttcaGTGTCCTTTCCAGCATGTGGGTTCCTCCTACTTTATGCTCTCAGGgtgaagatgtcacatgtgatgctccagtgGCCCTGCTACTTACGacgaatttgtgaatttcagatgctttCCACGGATCGATTTTCGTGAACAACGCAGATGAGCCAACACACACACGACGTAGCATCAAAGTACGttgcagagctcttcactgatttgtgtttactgtgaaacagatgaggcatacgcctcacccatgcaactccgtcatctgctccacggcagtgcaagcctttacagctgtgtccttgaatgtaaaaaattgtgaatggtattaataaataaagggaagtagacggtattttattgtactcctctcttattatttttgttcattgcatgtgtatgcatgtatcgcCACAGCCAAATTTCATACCGTGTCCCCATACACGCAGTGTACAGATCATATAGGAGACGCAGGTCCTACATTTCCTATAATACCTATATTGCTCCTTAAAAACCTATAACTCCTGTGGTACCTACACCACTTATAGGTCCTATATCCAATACCATCATATGAGGATCTGCATATAGGATTTTTCAGTAGggaagccttttccctcatcgcttaagtgaatttgtgtacccttgtcctgtggtttctttacgcagggacgatgcggctgtgcatgtagcattatgcaagaattatctgatagcagaaatgggtgttttgttAGTTGAtatggtagtttgttagcatgtgtttaagTTTTcaagtcatagctattttgctattccagctgaaatgctggtatctgagggtttaacgctgagggtaaAAATTTCTGTCTCAGATGAATCTGTATTTtactgcaatttgtttcatttaagtaatattattgaaattccacagccactgtgaacaaaaagggatggttgtgtgcatgctcatggaagcaacttgcatatcggaatgacatgtgatgagagcgaactttgcgttcaggtgcggcaatggtgcaggcggacggagcattacgtgaagccaagggcaagctgcgaccttgaacatgcagagcaagttatttttaggctatgacgacttctcgcacccgtgcatgttggggcatgcagtgAGGTCGCCGCTATACACCTTTTCAGGAGGAGAGGAGGACGACTCCTCGTTTCCTCCTCCTCGCGTTGGACTGTGCCGGCGGGATATCTAGCATAGACGTATAGTGGTTTTTGGCTcctgatttatttatttatttacttatttattgattgatttacttatttatttattgtgctCCTGAAAAGGTTGATGAAGCCGTACAACATTTCTCGGTCCTCGGGGCTACATTGTGTCGTCTTCGGGTGCCACAACAACCAGAAAAAACAGAAGATTGCCGCGGAAACAGTGTGCGGTGACCACAGCGTGCCACAGGGACAATGCGGCTGCAACACGTTCAAGCTGTATCGGTTTCCCAAAGATCCTGAACTTTGCCGTCGATGGCTGTCGTGCATACACCGCAAGGATTTCAAACACAGCGCTTCATCTCGAGTGTGTTCAATCCATTTCGTCGACGGTAAACGCTCCGAAGAAAACGCTGTTCCCATGGTCAGGCTGGGCTACAACAAGAAGGTGTGTGTTTATCTTACACTGATTAATTTCACATTAGTGGCCGTTTTCTGACACATAAGCACATGTATGTGCAGGTGGTTCGTGGGAGATCGCGAACACTGCGACAGAAGCCTGAAGCAACGTCGCGAACGAAGCCACAGGTGAGCGGTGCACCTTACTGCCTGTAATTGCTGGGTGTAGAACACCGTCTTATCACATCATCATCGTTTCACAGAACCCTTCCATTGCCCACATCGTTTCACAGAACCCTTCCATTGAAATTGATCCATTCGAAGATGCCGGCAGCAGCACTAATGCTTACATTGTGAGTGCGGTGGCTTCTGAATATATGCAAaacagaaataaaataaatacgtaTAATTCGCGTGAATCGACTATGTGTCCTCGTGCAAAAGGTCCTGATTTTCCATGTTTAGAATGGAAACAGCACCGAAATCCTCTACCAGCAAGAAATACCGGGAGTCTCCCATGAAGAAATTGTACCTGTATGTTACATTCACATGATACAACTCAATTCGTTGTGTATTGTCTGCCTTTCTACTCCAGGGACCAATGTCACAAGAGACTGTGAATGAGGAGAGGCCTCCAGATGAGGCAATTGACATCGTAAGTCATACCAGTCAGGTTTGGGCTGACTCTTTGTGCAGAAAGTAAGCTATCCACTATGACCTTGGTGTTACTGTTTTGCATGCAGGAAAATGACAGCACCAGCGACAGTGCCTGTGTAGTTCTCATGGACCACTGCTACCTGAATTCGTCGCACGAGACCCCACGGTGTGAAGTCACTGTGGCAGGGCTGACAAACTCCGATGCCGAGTTCTACACCGGGCTGCAAAAGAATGTTCTCCTTGGACTAATCAAAGCAGTCGAAAAATATCACACAAGGTTTTTTTGGACTCCAGTGCCTGAGCAGGTGCTGCTATGTTTGATGAGGCTGCGACTGGGGTTGCTCTATGGAGATTTGGCACGACGATTCGACATCATCGTCACAAGGGCGGCAGAACTGTTTAAGTACATTATTAGTTTGCTCGTTCGCGTCATGAAGTATGTTGTTGTCTGGTTGCCGAGGTCACGAATAGCAAGTAGCATGCCTCAAGTGTTTGTGGACACAGGTTATGGGGGTACAACCTGTATCCTGGACTGTACTGAAGTGATGCTACAGCGGCCAAGAAAGCTGATGCCAAGGGCACAGACTTATAGTGCATACAAAGCGCACAATACTGTGAAGTTTTTGGTAGCTATAGCACCAAATGGATACATCATGTTTGTCTCACGTGGCTACGGCGGAAGAGCATCTGATAAATACATCATGCACAGCTCAGGACTCAGCAGCATCCTCCAACCGGGAGACGAAGCGATGGCCGACCGTGGCTTCCCACAAGACCCAGAGCTTGCAGCACGTGGAGTAAAGTACAACGTCCCAGCATTCACAAAAGGTGCACGATTTTCCCTTGATGAttccttgtttgttttttaaattGAGACAACTCCAGTGACAACGATCTGGTGACTAGCTGTCTTTTTATTTACACTGTACAGTTACCTTTGGTTCACTCACAGGATTGAAACAGTTGAGCACTGAGGACGTAACAAGGACTCATCGCATTGCATCACTCCGGATACATGTGGAAAGAGCGATAAACCGTCTGAAGACATACAGGATATTCAAACAAGATCTCCCGATCAAGTCAAAGCAACGGATAAGTGACATGATGTATGTTTGTGCAGGGCTGTGCAACCTGAAGCCTGTACTTATCAAGGAAAAGTAAGGTGTAAACAGTATTGGATTTCTTTGGCAGATAATTAAACAGTGCTACCCCTGTAACACTAATGCAggtaaaatggttaaaaagcaagcaacCTGGTGACTAAGTTCCATTATGAAGAAACTTGAGACTTTTACTGCAAACCTTTTAACCTGCCACAAACACGCAAATTTTTATAAAATGTATAGAGTTGACACTCGTTATTAGGGTGCTTGTTAGTATGACATCCTTACTTTatgactagagcctgaagttttagggtttaacccgattcttccccgaatttgcactccgaattgaaggttgcctctttagggtgaaaaccaatttttacccggcaaactgccctcactgggacgtcTGTAGAAAGGTACCAACTTAATTGTTTGGCAACAAatacagttacatcaccgtttgtaccaaaccactacagttagtttaagtaactgagcccgatttctccccgaattatgCATACTGAAAGTTTTTCCACCTAAATTCTCATGAATTTAGTggacatgtttatttacccgatctttaccccccgaatttaggaAAAAATagttcccgaaaacttcaggctctatttatgaCCGAATCAAAGTTCGACTGTTTCCGGTTAAACCCGATGAGTACCCACAAAACTGTGTGTACGCTAGGCATCTCAGTGCAGTGACATACTAATCTTTCACAAGATATGCAGCTGACATCTGCTTCTAATACATTTCTAAAACTCCTCATAAATGGTACGACAGACATTAATCCTACAATGAAACCCGATTCCTCCCCGAATTCAGTCCAATAACAATTTTGccacctgaatttgcatgaatttatgACATGAAGCTGTCAGCCCGGTTTTTGATCCCGAATTTGAGAAATAAACAAAATTAGACCCGAAAGCTTCAGGGTGTAAACATAGCCCCTGTGTAAATGCGCCTGGTTACTTTCAAAACTCGCTAATCCTACTACGACCAAAATTATTTTGCTTAGACGGACAAGTTGTATTCTTCCATCATTGTTACGACTGACTGCGGCGCACCGTGTCACTCTTTTGACCTCGATGTGCCCATACAAGCTGGACTGTTTAAATATCTGCCATAAGAATAAGATCCAAAGCATATTAGACAGAAGATTATGCAGGACCTAGGCACATAAATAATGCATGTTTGTGTACCTACAGTGAGGCAATGAACTCGTACCGTTCACAAATAACCAAGCTTCCCTCATGATGCATTTGCTCAAGTCGAGGCAACATTGACGTGAAATAAAACCTGTGCATTCTGCTGCGTGTCACACGTGGTGCAACTCTTATTCGTCGTCTTTCTCTTTTCCATCTCGCGAGCCTATACAGAGCGCTCGTCGTCGTTAACACCATTACATCTCCCCTTTCTCAAGTCAGTCTAAAAGAACCCAGTCAACATTACACAAAAGATATTTTGTCCCAAAACTCAAAACCCAAACTCTTCCTTGACTCTTCTTGAAGTGTCCTTGCATGATACGGAGCCACAGATTACTCTTCTAGGGGGTATCTCCGAGGGCTTCGACGTTGTCTGGTGCTTCGACGAACTGGTACTGACTCCGTGGCTGGACCCGACCGTGGTTCGTTCTCGGGAGTGGAAGCaggttgctgctgctgacattGCGATGATCTAAGATGCTCCCGAGTACGACGAAGCTCAGCACCGTCGCTCGTCCTTATGATGTAGGACCTTGGTGCCCCGGCGGACCCCACAACTGTTGCTGGTGCCCAAGTCTTGACTTTGCTGTTGTAGGCTGTCACTGGACTATCCGGCAGCAGTTGAGGCAGCTGTCTAGTTCCTCTGTTGTAGTAGACCTGCTGACGTTGGCGGAGATGCTGAAGCCGTGATACCACATCCTTTGGCTGTACCAGGCTTGGTTGCAGACATGCTGAATGTACCGGAAGAAGTGTCCGGGTGCTCCTTCCCATCAAGCGTTGTACTGGTGATTTTAACACCTTGTCCCGCGGAGTATTTCTCCACTCGAGCAGAGCAGTCTTGAATTCTGTGCTCTCATAGGCGTACTTGCTTAGTAGTTTCTTCGCTTCCCTCACTGCTCGTTCAGCCATGCCGTTAGACCTCGGGTAATGAGGGCTAGAAGTAATGTGTGTGACTCCGAGGAACCTCATGCCTTCTCGGAACTCATGGCTGCCGAAAGGTGGGCCATTATCGCTCAGAAACCTTACTGGAATTCCATGCGTGGTGAACACGTCTGTGCATATGGCTACCACCTCTTTCGCTGTAGATCGCTTTAGTGGTTTGACTTCGTAGTAGAAAGAGTAGTAGTCCACAAGGATCAAGAACTCTCTTCCACCCTGGCTGAAATGGTCAGCGCCGATAACCTGCCATGGCAACTTAGGGAGTTCATGGCTTATCATAGGAAGTCTCTCGTTTCGTGGTCGATGCTTCTCACATAGAGCGCAGTTTCTTGCTAGTTGTTCAATCTCAGACGTGATCCCGGGCCAGAACATGACGTCCCGCGCTCTCTCCTTCATCTTTTCTTCTCCACAGTGTGAAGCATGCAACAGCTTTAGTGTGATTTGCCGCATTCCCTTTGGGATGATTAGTCTGTTGGAACGAAACAGCAGACCATCCTGCGCGTGAATTTCTTCCTTGTAGGTCCAGTACTGACGCACCTCGTTGTCAACTTCGTTTTTATTGTTAGGCCATGCTGTTTCGACGTATTTTCGGATCTTCTGCAGCTGGCTATCACGTTGTGTCGCTCGCGATATTTCCGCTATTTTTTCGTCGGAAACATCGAGGTATTGAAGTACGTTTACATAGAAGTGCTCCTCTTCTCTCAGGCATTCCTGCTTCGGAAAGCGTGATAAAGCATCTGCAATGAACATTTCCTTTCCAGGTTTGTATACAACGTTAATCGGGTATTTTTGAAGTGCGAGCCTCATTCTTTGTAGACGAAGTGGACATCCGTGGAGAGGCTTCTTGAAAATGGCTTCCAACGGCTTGTGGTCGGACTCGACCTTTACGCTGGGTTGTCCGAAGATGTACTCGTGGAACTTCTCGCAGCCGTGTACAATGGCGACCATCTCCTTTTCAATTTGTGCATATCTTTGTTGAGTCTCCGTAAGGGAACGGGAGGAATACGCAACGGGATGCCCTTCTTGTGTTAAGACAGCTCCAACTCCATCCTGGCTAGCGTCGACTGAGAGCGTCACAGGCTTGTGTGCTTGAAAGTACGCTAAAACCGGTGCCTTCGTCAACGCTTCGCGTAGCTCTTTGAAGCTGTCTTTGTGTCTGGTTGACCATTCCCAAATTGTATCTGTTTTGAGCAGTTCACGTAGCGGTGCCGACACTTGTGATGCATTGGGGATGAATCTTGACACGAAGTTGATCATGCCCAGGAAGGTACGAAGTTCCTTGACATTTGTTGGCTCAGTAACGGCGAGAATATCCTCGACTCGCCTTGGATCCACAGCAAGTCCTTCTGACGTGATCATTTGTCCCAAGTACCGTACTTGCTGTTGAAGGAAACAACATTTCCTGATGTTTAGTTTGAGGTTTACATCCCTGCATCGCTCCAGCAGCCTCATAAGGCGTTGATCATGCTCAGCCTTGGTCCCTCCCCAGACAAGGATGTCGTCCATTACGACATCGACACCGTCGAGATCCTGTAGGACCCTGTGCATAGCTCGCTGGAAGACTTCAGGAGCTGTTGAAATCCCAAACGGCATCCTTAGGAAACGGTATCGCCCAAACGGTGTGCTCATAGTACAGATGTATGAGGAGTCCTTGTCGAGCTGAATTTGCCAAAAGCCAGACGATGCGTCAAGTGTCGAAAAGTACTTTGCCTTTCCCAGACGCGGCGCGATATCTTCGAGTGTCGCCATGGGGTAGTGTTCCCGAAGGAGCGCCTTGTTGAGATCTGCGGGATCAAGACAGATCCTGACCTTATCTTTCTTGACCACGACCACCATGTTGCTCGCCCACTCGGTAGGTTCCGTCACCTTGGCGATTACTCCGTCGGCTTCCATGTGGTCGAGTTCGCGCTTGACTTTGTCTTTCAGTGCAACGGCAATCCGCCTTGCTGGTTTTACAACTCCTTTTGCATGGGGTGTTAACTTCATGTGGTACTGTACCCCTCTTAGCTTTCCAAGGCCTTCAAAGACGTCCCGATAAGGTTGTGCTGGTCCGTACAAGTGATGTTCGTCGCTTGTTTTTGTAGCAACTGCCGAATGCACTGTGCGCTGGATCAGACCTAGTTCTTCCGACGCTTTCCCACTCAGGGTAAGCGGTACCTCTTGTGGTACGACGAAGAACAGCACCTTTGTGCTTTGGCCGTTACATGATGCTTGCAGAGGAATCCTGCCTGCGGCCTTTTGCTTGAAGCCAAAGAAGGTGTTCAACGTAACGTTGCATTTTGTAGTCTTCTTGCTAGTGACTTTTCTCAACTGTCCGGCTGAGATTACGGAACAATTGGCACCAGTGTCTACTCTGCAGTTTAGTTTCACGTTCTCGATCGTAACCTCAGCAGACCAGAGATCGCTCGATGCGACGTTATTTACGGACAGCATTTGCAAGAAGTAAGTGTCTTCTTCACGTTCCACTTCAAGGACCTGTTTTGCCTTCGGCTTCCTTCTATATTTCTTTCGTTGTCCTTTGCTTCTGCACACACTGGCGAAGTGGTTAAGTTTACCGCAGCTCTTGCATTCCTTGCCTTGCGCCGGACATGCATCTTTATCGTGCGTATATCCACACTTCGAACAAGTTCTCGTTCGCTTCGTGACCGCGTGAACTTCCTTCACTTCATCTTTTTCCTTCTGGATATCGTCAAACTGCTGCTTGCTGAGCTCTCTCATCCGACATGTTTCTATAACCTTCTCACATGACGGATTTTCCGAGATCAGCCTTTGCTGAAGTTTCTTGTCGCGAACTCCAAGGATTATGCGGCTACGCAGCATGCGTTTTTCCAAGGTCCCGAACTCGCAGCTAGCAGCGAGTATCCGAAGCTCTGTCAGCCACTCGTCAAATCGCTCCCCTTCTTTCTGGTTTCGCGATCCGAACAGAAATTCGTGGTACGTTAAATTGAGCGTCGGTTTGCAGTGCTCTTCCAGTTTCTGGATAAGCTTGTCGACATCGTCACGGTCCGCTTCCGTTTCAAACTGTAGCGTATTGCATATCTTCCTGCCTTCTTCACCCAGTATAACCAAGAAGGTCGCGGCCTGAACTTCCTTTGGCTGCGCCTTTAGATTTGTCGCTGTAGAGAAGAGTCTAAACTCGCCTTTCCACAACTTCCAAGCTTTCCAAAGATCGCCGGTAACATCGAGTGGCTTGGGCGGAGGCAGGATACTTGTCATCGTTGCTGCTACCAACGTTGAAGTCATCGGCGTAGTAGTCGTTTCCATTGCGAACTTCTGCCAGCTAGGGCTAATCCTTTCGCTTCGAACGCTGGCCACGTC
This genomic stretch from Ornithodoros turicata isolate Travis chromosome 9, ASM3712646v1, whole genome shotgun sequence harbors:
- the LOC135369104 gene encoding uncharacterized protein LOC135369104 encodes the protein MSQETVNEERPPDEAIDIENDSTSDSACVVLMDHCYLNSSHETPRCEVTVAGLTNSDAEFYTGLQKNVLLGLIKAVEKYHTRFFWTPVPEQVLLCLMRLRLGLLYGDLARRFDIIVTRAAELFKYIISLLVRVMKYVVVWLPRSRIASSMPQVFVDTGYGGTTCILDCTEVMLQRPRKLMPRAQTYSAYKAHNTVKFLVAIAPNGYIMFVSRGYGGRASDKYIMHSSGLSSILQPGDEAMADRGFPQDPELAARGVKYNVPAFTKGLCNLKPVLIKEK
- the LOC135369105 gene encoding uncharacterized protein K02A2.6-like encodes the protein MTSILPPPKPLDVTGDLWKAWKLWKGEFRLFSTATNLKAQPKEVQAATFLVILGEEGRKICNTLQFETEADRDDVDKLIQKLEEHCKPTLNLTYHEFLFGSRNQKEGERFDEWLTELRILAASCEFGTLEKRMLRSRIILGVRDKKLQQRLISENPSCEKVIETCRMRELSKQQFDDIQKEKDEVKEVHAVTKRTRTCSKCGYTHDKDACPAQGKECKSCGKLNHFASVCRSKGQRKKYRRKPKAKQVLEVEREEDTYFLQMLSVNNVASSDLWSAEVTIENVKLNCRVDTGANCSVISAGQLRKVTSKKTTKCNVTLNTFFGFKQKAAGRIPLQASCNGQSTKVLFFVVPQEVPLTLSGKASEELGLIQRTVHSAVATKTSDEHHLYGPAQPYRDVFEGLGKLRGVQYHMKLTPHAKGVVKPARRIAVALKDKVKRELDHMEADGVIAKVTEPTEWASNMVVVVKKDKVRICLDPADLNKALLREHYPMATLEDIAPRLGKAKYFSTLDASSGFWQIQLDKDSSYICTMSTPFGRYRFLRMPFGISTAPEVFQRAMHRVLQDLDGVDVVMDDILVWGGTKAEHDQRLMRLLERCRDVNLKLNIRKCCFLQQQVRYLGQMITSEGLAVDPRRVEDILAVTEPTNVKELRTFLGMINFVSRFIPNASQVSAPLRELLKTDTIWEWSTRHKDSFKELREALTKAPVLAYFQAHKPVTLSVDASQDGVGAVLTQEGHPVAYSSRSLTETQQRYAQIEKEMVAIVHGCEKFHEYIFGQPSVKVESDHKPLEAIFKKPLHGCPLRLQRMRLALQKYPINVVYKPGKEMFIADALSRFPKQECLREEEHFYVNVLQYLDVSDEKIAEISRATQRDSQLQKIRKYVETAWPNNKNEVDNEVRQYWTYKEEIHAQDGLLFRSNRLIIPKGMRQITLKLLHASHCGEEKMKERARDVMFWPGITSEIEQLARNCALCEKHRPRNERLPMISHELPKLPWQVIGADHFSQGGREFLILVDYYSFYYEVKPLKRSTAKEVVAICTDVFTTHGIPVRFLSDNGPPFGSHEFREGMRFLGVTHITSSPHYPRSNGMAERAVREAKKLLSKYAYESTEFKTALLEWRNTPRDKVLKSPVQRLMGRSTRTLLPVHSACLQPSLVQPKDVVSRLQHLRQRQQVYYNRGTRQLPQLLPDSPVTAYNSKVKTWAPATVVGSAGAPRSYIIRTSDGAELRRTREHLRSSQCQQQQPASTPENEPRSGPATESVPVRRSTRQRRSPRRYPLEE